A segment of the Armatimonadota bacterium genome:
GGTCGCCCGCGAAGCGCTGCAGGAGGGTCTGCACGTGTTTCTCTTCAGCGACGGTGTAGCGCTGGAAGAGGAGGTGGCGCTGAAGCGCGCCGCGGCCGACCGCGGTCGCCTGCTCATGGGGCCCGACTGCGGCAGCGCCTTGATCGGCGGGGTCGGTCTGGGATTCGCCAACAGCGTGCGGCGGGGGCCGGTGGGGATCGTCGCCGCTGCGGGGACAGGGCTGCAGGAGGTGAGCACGCTGGTGCACCGCCTGGGCAGCGGCGTCAGCCACGCCATCGGCACCGGCGGGCGGGACCTCTGGCTCGATGTGGGCGGAGCGACCATGCTCCAGGGCATCGCCGCCCTGGCCGCCGACCCCCAGACCCGGGTGATCGTGCTTGTGGCCAAGCCACCGCACCCCGTAGTGGCGGCGCGCGTCCTGGGCGCCGCGCAGCAGGCGGGCAGGCCAGTGGTGGCCTGCTTCCTGGGCACCCGCCTGAGGTCGCGCGGCTCCGTCCACGGCGCAGAGACGCTGGAGGAGGCGGCCCTGACGGCGGTCCGTCTGGCCACGGGGAGGGCCGCCGAGCTGCCGCCCTCGCTGGCCCTCCCCGCCCAGGAGGCGGCCCGCCTGGCGCCGGGGCAGCGCTGCCTGCGCGGCCTCTACAGCGGCGGGACCCTCTGTGCGGAGGCGCAGGTGGTGCTGCGCAGTTACCTGGGGGCCGTCCCCTCCAACGCCCCGCTGGAGCCCGCGGACCGCGTGGACGGCCTGGCCCCCAGCAGCGGCCACGTGGTGCTGGACATGGGCGCAGGTGAGTTCACGCAGGGCCGCCTCCACCCCATGATCGACCCATCGCTTCGGCTGCAGCGGCTGGCGCAGGAAGCCGCCGACCCCGAGGTGGCTGTGCTGCTGCTGGACGTCGTCCTGGGCTTCGGCGCCCACCGGGACCCCGCCCAGAGGCTGGCCCCAGCGGTGGCCGACGCCCGCCGCCGCGCGCTGGCCGCGGGACGCTACCTCTGCGTGGTGGGAGCGTTGTGCGGCACCGAGGAGGATCCCCAGGATCTGCGGGCGCAGCAGGAGGTGCTGGTCGACGCCGGCATGCTGGTGGAGAGCAGCAACGCCCGGGCGGCCCGCTTGGCAGGCCGCATCCTGTCGGGAGTGGCGGGCAAGGGTGAGGTGCGGGAGCTGCCCCTGCTGGACGTCGCTCCACCGCGGGTGGCTCTCCCCGACGCCACCCCGCTCTTGCCGCTCTTGGCCGCACCCCCCCAGGTGATCAACGTGGGCCTTGAGCTCTTCGCCGAGAGCCTGCGCGAACAGCGGGCGGCTGTTATCGACCTGGACTGGCAGCCTCCCGCCGGAGGGAAGAAGCACCTGCTCGACCTGCTGGACAAATTGGAGGCCTGAATCCCGCCAGGAGTCTTCACGCCTTCGAACGAATCACAGAGAACAATTCTCGCCTGCAGGGAGGTGGAGGCCTTGCGTAAGGTAGCGCTGGCGGTCTTGCTGGCTGTCCTCCTGGCCGCTCCCGGAGT
Coding sequences within it:
- the fdrA gene encoding acyl-CoA synthetase FdrA, coding for MIVRSVVKHSAYADSVTLMRVQQEVRHLPGVREAGLVVATEANRILLRDAGLLTAEAEAAGPDDLVISVAGDSPEAVAAALACAQRLLTQRQAAAGPAVYRPRTIAAARRMQPASAIAAISVPGRFAAAVAREALQEGLHVFLFSDGVALEEEVALKRAAADRGRLLMGPDCGSALIGGVGLGFANSVRRGPVGIVAAAGTGLQEVSTLVHRLGSGVSHAIGTGGRDLWLDVGGATMLQGIAALAADPQTRVIVLVAKPPHPVVAARVLGAAQQAGRPVVACFLGTRLRSRGSVHGAETLEEAALTAVRLATGRAAELPPSLALPAQEAARLAPGQRCLRGLYSGGTLCAEAQVVLRSYLGAVPSNAPLEPADRVDGLAPSSGHVVLDMGAGEFTQGRLHPMIDPSLRLQRLAQEAADPEVAVLLLDVVLGFGAHRDPAQRLAPAVADARRRALAAGRYLCVVGALCGTEEDPQDLRAQQEVLVDAGMLVESSNARAARLAGRILSGVAGKGEVRELPLLDVAPPRVALPDATPLLPLLAAPPQVINVGLELFAESLREQRAAVIDLDWQPPAGGKKHLLDLLDKLEA